ACGTCTGCGTGGAGAGCCGCATCTCGCCGCAGCCTATCGTAGGCTTCGAGAACCACGGGGGACGGACGCACCTGGGCCCAGGTGTGGAGCCCCTGGGCCGCGTGCTCTCCGGCTTCGGCAACGATGGCGTGTCTGGCGAGGAGGGGTGCCTCTACAAGAACGTCGTGGGCACCTATGTTCATGGGCCGCTCCTGCCCAAGAACCCCGGGGTAGCTGACTACCTGCTCTCGCATGCGCTCGAACGGCGCTATGGCACGGGCTCGCTCGAGCCGCTCGACGATGCCGCGGAGCTTGCGGCCAATGACTACATGCGCGAGCGCCTGCTCGGCCCCCGGGCCTGACCGAAGCCCCTTCGGTCAGTGCTACCTTTCAGGGAGCGCCGCTACACTGAGTGGACCCGTCGTCCATCAGGAGAGGCATGGCATGCCCAGCGAGCGTCATTCGAGGTGCGTGACAGGTTCGGCCGCGGCATCGACCGGACCGATCCGGTCCTGGCGATGCTGGATGTCCAGGCACCTCGATGCCCTCATCATCATCTCCGCCGTGGTCCTGCGGATATGTCTCACGGCCAGGATGGGCGTGGGCTGCTCGCTGCATGACACCGGCTCCTATGACGGGCTGGGCACCGCCGGCTTCGGCGCGGGACACCTTGGCTACGTCGAGTACCTCTTCGAGTACCATGCGCTGCCTGACTTCGACCCCACCACGGTCATGAGCTTCTACAACCCGCCGTTCTACTACATCGTCTCGGCCCTGGTGATGGGGCTGCTCTGGTCCTGCGGCCTTCCGGCAAACATCGTGGGGAAGGCACCCACGATCGTGACGTGCGTCGCCATGTGCGCTTGCGTGGTGGTCTTCTGGAAGCTCCTCCGGGAGCTCGAGGTCTCGGACCGCGTGCGTCACGTCCTCCTCGCGCTCGCGGCCTTCTATCCGGCGGGCATCTGGCTCTCGTTCACGGCGACCAACGACGCGCTCTGCATCCTGCTCTGCCTGCTGGCCGTGCTCCTCGTCGTGATGTGGCGCAGGCGTGCCGATGACGAGGGGGCCGATGGGCAGCCCCGCCTGTGGCGACGCTCCTCATGGCTCGTCGTGGGCGCAGGCCTCTCGTTCGGTCTGGCGTGTGCCACCAAGCTCTCGGCGGCGATGCTGGCGCCCGCCATCGCCGTGGTCTTCCTCCTGCGCATATGGGAGCTGCGAGCTGGTGGCCGTTGGAAGGCACTCGTCGCTCCCTATGCCTGCTTCCTGCTCGTGGCGGTGCCTCTGGCACTGGCGTTCCCCCTCTACAACCTCAAGACGTATGACATCCCCATCTCGTACGTCCAGGACTATGCGGACGACCCCGTGTTCGGCGACGAGGTGACCCTGGCCGACCGCATCGGGCTGCCGAGCGTCTCGCAGCTCTCGTCGTCACACTTCGATTCCAAGGACATCTCTGCCGAGCAGAACATCTGGGCCCAGACCCTCAAGAGCTCCCTGTTCGACGAGTACTACGTCACTGGCCAAGGGCTCTCTGGCCCGCTCATGCAGGTGCTCACCTGGGTGTCGGTCGCCTTGGGCATCGTGCTTGCCGTGCTCGCCTGCGTCGGTCTCTTCGCACGGCATGTGATGCCGCCTTGGCAACGTCTCCTCATCGGTCTGGGCGCTGCGTTCGTCTTCGTCTCGTACCTGAGGTTCTGCTTCCTCTTCCCGCATGCCTACACCCAGAGCTTCCGTTATATCGTGGTGGCATGGCTGCTGATGCTTGCTGCGGCCGCGAAGGGGCTCGACCATGTCATGTCCCCGGCGACTTCCGCGTCCGCGGGACACCTTTCGGCATCCGTCACCTCCCGAAAGGTCGCTAGGCCGTTGATGGCCGTGCTCACCTGTCTTGTCGTAGTCACGGTGATTCTGTCGGCTGCCCTCTACGTGTTCTGGGTGGTATAGAATCGGTTCCGTTGTGTTTCGCATGTGTTGCAATCAATCGGGTTTCCAGGTCTCTCGAAGGGCTCCTCTCATGTCAAAGCAGAAGGTTGTCATCATCGGTGGTGGCCCCGCCGGGCTCACCGCGGCTCGCGAGCTGCTCCGTGACGGAGGCGAGGAGACCTATGACGTCACGCTCCTCGAGGAGACCGAGGTATTCGGTGGCATCTCCCGCACGGTGAATGCCAACGGCAACCGCATGGACATCGGGGGGCACCGGTTCTTCTCGAAGGATGACGGCATCATGGACTGGTGGAGGCAGATCCTGCCGCTGCAGGGCGTCGCCTCGTACGATGACAAGAAGCTCGGACGCGAGCACGAGCTCGAGCCCGGCGGCCCTGACCCCGCCACCACGGACGAGGTCATGCTCAAGCGTCACCGCATCTCGCGCATCTACTGGAACCACCACTTCTTCGACTACCCGGTGAGCTTCAAGCCTGCCACGTTCAAGAACATGGGCCTTTCGCAGACCATGAAGGTCGGTACCTCCTACCTGGGTGCCTGTGCCCACAAGCTTCCCGAGGACAACCTCGAGAACTTCTACATCAACCGCTTCGGCCGCACCCTCTACTCCATGTTCTTCGAGGGCTACACCGAGAAGCTCTGGGGCCGTCACCCGAGTGAGATCTCCGCCGACTGGGGCGCCCAGCGTGTCAAGGGCGTCTCGATCATGGCCCTCGTCAAGAACGCCTTCAGCAAGCTCGTCCCCAAGAAGGACGACGGCGAGGTCGAGACGAGCCTCATCGAGGAGTTCTGGTATCCCAAGTACGGCCCCGGCCAGCTCTGGGAGACGGTCGAGAAGATCGACGAGGACGAGGGCTGCACGGTCATCCGCGACGCGAAGGTGACCAAGGTCGAGACCGCCGACGGCAAGGTCTCCTCGGTCGTCTATGTGGACCAGGCCGGTACCGAGCATGAGCTCGCGGCGGACACGTTCATCTCGTCCATGCCCCTGAAGGACCTTGTCGTCGCCTTTGATGATGGTGCCAAGGCGCAGGGCGCCGAGCCGGTCCCCACCGACATCCGCGCCATCTCCGATGGCCTGCCGTATCGCGACTTCGTGACGGTCGGGCTCCTGGTCGACCACCTCAAGCTCAAGAACGAGACCGACATCCCCACGTTGGGCAACCCCCCGATCGTGCCCGACTGCTGGATCTACGTGCAGGACTCCTCGGTCAAGGTCGGTCGTCTCCAGATCTTCAACAACTGGTCGCCGTACCTCGTGGCTGACCCTGACAACACCGTGTGGATGGGCCTCGAGTACTTCTGCGACGAGGGCGACGACTTCTGGTGCATGTCCGAGGAGGACACCGTGGCGCAGGCCATCTCCGAGCTCACCGAGATGGGCATCATCAACGGGCCGGAGGATGTGCACGCCTCGCACCGCGAGCGCGTCAAGAAGGCCTATCCTGCCTACTTCGACACCTACTTCCAGATCGACAAGCTCATCAACTGGCTCGACGACAAGGGCAACCTCTTCTGCGTCGGTCGCAACGGCCAGCATCGCTACAACAACATGGACCACTCCATGGCCACTGCCATGGAGGCCGTCGACGACATCAAGGCCGGCAAGACCGACAAGGCCAACGTGTGGTCGGTCAACACCGAGGAGTCCTACCACGAGGCCAAGTAGCCTCTGGTGGTGTGGTGAGGGGGTCCTATGAGACTCTTCTCCAGGAGGGAGGCCTTGGCCCTTGTCGGGACCGGGGCCTCTGCCGTCCTTGTCGGCTGCGCCTCCGACGCATCGGCACCGTCTGGTGCCGATGACGTGACGTACGCCGCCACGACGTCCGCCTCTGTGCCGCAACCTACCCCTGCTGAGGCCCTGCTCGCTCGTATGACGCTCGAGCAGAAGGTGGCCCAGCTCTTCCTCGTCACGCCCGAGCAACTCACCGGGGTCGAGACGGCCACGGTCTGTGGGGACCTCACCCGCTCGGCCCTGGCGGCCACGCCTGTGGGCGGCCTCTGCTACTTCGGACAGAACATCACCGGTGACCAACAGCTCCGCGACATGCTCTCGGACACCTTGGCGGCCTCGAAGGCCTCGGGGGCAGGTGTGCCGGCGTTCCTCACGGTGGACGAGGAAGGTGGGCCGCTCGTGGCGCGCGTGGCCAAGTCCGGCTGCTTCGATGTCGCGACCTTCCCGAGCATGGCCCGGATCGGGGCCACGGGCGACACCTCGAAGGCCGCCGAGGTGGGCACGACCATCGGCGGCTACCTCCATGACATCGGCTTCAACGTCGACTTCGCGCCTGATGCCGACGTGCTCACCAACCCTGACAACAAGGTCATCGGGTCGCGCTCGTTCGGGAGCGACCCTGACCTCGTCGCCTCGATGGTCTCGGCTGAGGTCACAGCCTTCCTGCCCACCCAGGTACTGCCCTGCGTCAAGCATTTCCCGGGTCATGGCAACACGGCGGGCGACTCCCATACGGGTGCCGTCACCACCGACCGCACCATGGCCGACCTTGAGTCGTGCGAGCTGAGGCCCTTCTCGGCGGCCGTGGCAGCAGGTTGTCCCCTTGTCATGGTGGGGCATATCTCGACACCCAACGCGACCTCGGACGGGCTCCCTGCATCGCTCTCGCATGAGATGGTCTCGGGCGTCCTCCGCGGCACGCTCGGCTTCACGGGTGTGGTCGTGTCAGATTCGTTCTCGATGGGTGCCATCACCAAGACCTACGATGCCGCGACGGCGGCCGTCGACTTTCTCTCCGCAGGAGGGGACATGGTCCTCATGCCCGAGGACCTCTCGAGCGCCTACCAAGGGGTCCTCTCGGCCGTGAGCGCGGGCACCCTCGACGAGGACCGTATCGACGAGTCGGTGGGCAGGATCCTGGCTGCCAAGGAGTCGGTCGGGCTTCTGGTCTAGGCCGGAAGCCTCCTCATGGGGGAGCGCCGGCAGTGCTACACTCAGCCTCGCACGAAGGGGAGCTGGCGCACGCCGGCTGAGAGAGGTCCCAAGGCGGGCCTGACCCTCATACCTGATCTGGGTAATGCCAGCGAAGGGACTCACTCGTACGTGCATCGAGGGTCCCACGTAGGCGCGGGGCCCTCTGTCTTTGGCCCTGCGCGGGAAGCGAGGGTTCATGGAGTGTTCCGTTGCGATTCAGGTGCTGCCGATGGACGCGGCATCGGACGACGAGGTCTGCCGGGTGGTGGATGCCGTCATCGCCTACATCAAGACGGCTGACGTCAGCCTCTTCGTAGGCCCGTTCGAGAGCGCCATCGAGGGCGACTACGACACCTGCATGGAGGTGCTCAAGAACTGCCAGCTCGTGGCTGCCAAGGCCGGCTGCGGATCCATGATGTGCTATGCCAAGATCGACTACCGTCCCAACGGCACGGTCATGACGACCGAGCACAAGGTGGGCAAGTATCACGAGGGCGAGGAGCTCT
This genomic stretch from Atopobiaceae bacterium harbors:
- a CDS encoding phospholipid carrier-dependent glycosyltransferase, which encodes MSRHLDALIIISAVVLRICLTARMGVGCSLHDTGSYDGLGTAGFGAGHLGYVEYLFEYHALPDFDPTTVMSFYNPPFYYIVSALVMGLLWSCGLPANIVGKAPTIVTCVAMCACVVVFWKLLRELEVSDRVRHVLLALAAFYPAGIWLSFTATNDALCILLCLLAVLLVVMWRRRADDEGADGQPRLWRRSSWLVVGAGLSFGLACATKLSAAMLAPAIAVVFLLRIWELRAGGRWKALVAPYACFLLVAVPLALAFPLYNLKTYDIPISYVQDYADDPVFGDEVTLADRIGLPSVSQLSSSHFDSKDISAEQNIWAQTLKSSLFDEYYVTGQGLSGPLMQVLTWVSVALGIVLAVLACVGLFARHVMPPWQRLLIGLGAAFVFVSYLRFCFLFPHAYTQSFRYIVVAWLLMLAAAAKGLDHVMSPATSASAGHLSASVTSRKVARPLMAVLTCLVVVTVILSAALYVFWVV
- a CDS encoding NAD(P)/FAD-dependent oxidoreductase; this translates as MSKQKVVIIGGGPAGLTAARELLRDGGEETYDVTLLEETEVFGGISRTVNANGNRMDIGGHRFFSKDDGIMDWWRQILPLQGVASYDDKKLGREHELEPGGPDPATTDEVMLKRHRISRIYWNHHFFDYPVSFKPATFKNMGLSQTMKVGTSYLGACAHKLPEDNLENFYINRFGRTLYSMFFEGYTEKLWGRHPSEISADWGAQRVKGVSIMALVKNAFSKLVPKKDDGEVETSLIEEFWYPKYGPGQLWETVEKIDEDEGCTVIRDAKVTKVETADGKVSSVVYVDQAGTEHELAADTFISSMPLKDLVVAFDDGAKAQGAEPVPTDIRAISDGLPYRDFVTVGLLVDHLKLKNETDIPTLGNPPIVPDCWIYVQDSSVKVGRLQIFNNWSPYLVADPDNTVWMGLEYFCDEGDDFWCMSEEDTVAQAISELTEMGIINGPEDVHASHRERVKKAYPAYFDTYFQIDKLINWLDDKGNLFCVGRNGQHRYNNMDHSMATAMEAVDDIKAGKTDKANVWSVNTEESYHEAK
- a CDS encoding glycoside hydrolase family 3 protein, with the translated sequence MRLFSRREALALVGTGASAVLVGCASDASAPSGADDVTYAATTSASVPQPTPAEALLARMTLEQKVAQLFLVTPEQLTGVETATVCGDLTRSALAATPVGGLCYFGQNITGDQQLRDMLSDTLAASKASGAGVPAFLTVDEEGGPLVARVAKSGCFDVATFPSMARIGATGDTSKAAEVGTTIGGYLHDIGFNVDFAPDADVLTNPDNKVIGSRSFGSDPDLVASMVSAEVTAFLPTQVLPCVKHFPGHGNTAGDSHTGAVTTDRTMADLESCELRPFSAAVAAGCPLVMVGHISTPNATSDGLPASLSHEMVSGVLRGTLGFTGVVVSDSFSMGAITKTYDAATAAVDFLSAGGDMVLMPEDLSSAYQGVLSAVSAGTLDEDRIDESVGRILAAKESVGLLV
- a CDS encoding thiamine-binding protein, which gives rise to MECSVAIQVLPMDAASDDEVCRVVDAVIAYIKTADVSLFVGPFESAIEGDYDTCMEVLKNCQLVAAKAGCGSMMCYAKIDYRPNGTVMTTEHKVGKYHEGEELFSSEDAA